Proteins encoded in a region of the Pseudomonas sp. PDNC002 genome:
- a CDS encoding transposase, with protein MPHPAFLSAPPGHHALRKGRVSVPGGVYLITATTLQRTSIFTDFDAACAAASAFTRPTVLGRNTLFAWVLMPDHVHWLLQLGEDEDLAKSIGRMKAVSAREVRRAGGWQGAVWAPAFHDRALRHEEDLLAVARYVVANPLRARLVSTLREYPFWNAVWL; from the coding sequence ATGCCCCACCCTGCATTCCTCTCCGCACCTCCCGGCCACCATGCTCTGCGCAAAGGGCGCGTGTCGGTTCCCGGCGGGGTGTATCTGATCACCGCGACCACCCTCCAGAGAACCTCGATTTTCACCGACTTCGACGCCGCCTGCGCGGCTGCATCGGCATTCACCCGCCCCACCGTGCTGGGCCGGAATACCCTGTTCGCCTGGGTACTCATGCCGGATCATGTCCATTGGTTGCTCCAGCTGGGCGAAGATGAAGACCTGGCTAAGTCCATAGGACGAATGAAGGCTGTCAGCGCACGGGAAGTCCGCCGCGCCGGCGGGTGGCAGGGAGCCGTATGGGCGCCCGCGTTCCATGATCGTGCATTGCGGCACGAGGAAGACCTGCTCGCGGTGGCGCGATACGTGGTAGCCAATCCGTTGCGTGCTCGATTGGTATCGACGCTGAGGGAGTATCCCTTCTGGAACGCAGTCTGGCTGTGA
- a CDS encoding FAD-binding oxidoreductase, which produces MKHTEEHAASYYAATARDRQQYPSLTGDVRADVCVIGGGFTGVNAALELAQRGHSVVLLEARRIGWGASGRNGGQLIRGIGHDVSGFAKYVGEDGVRYLEQAGVDSVALVAERIRELDIECDLRWGFCELANTPAQYAAMVREQESLSTSDYPHETRLVPPERMREVVASDCYAGGHIDMGSGHLHPLDLVKGEARAAKSFGAQIFEQSPVLRIEHGTTAIVHCAQGRVLANTLVLGCNAHLEELEPKLTGKVLPAGSYVVATEPLSEELAAQLIPQNMALCDQKVGLDYYRLTADRRLLFGGACHYSGRDPADIGAYMRPKVLKVFPQLERVKLDYQWGGMIGITANRFPQVGRLKSHPNVYFAQGYSGHGLNVTHWSAKLLAEAIHQGESKGLDLFSAVPHLTFPGGKLLRSPLLALGMAWYRVRELLG; this is translated from the coding sequence ATGAAGCACACCGAGGAGCACGCCGCGTCCTATTACGCCGCGACCGCCCGCGACCGTCAGCAATACCCTTCCCTCACCGGGGATGTGCGGGCGGACGTCTGCGTGATCGGCGGCGGCTTCACCGGCGTGAACGCAGCCCTGGAGCTGGCCCAGCGTGGCCACTCCGTGGTGCTGCTGGAAGCCCGGCGCATCGGCTGGGGCGCCAGCGGGCGCAATGGCGGGCAGCTGATCCGTGGCATCGGCCACGACGTCAGCGGCTTCGCCAAGTATGTCGGCGAGGATGGGGTTCGCTATCTGGAGCAGGCGGGTGTCGATTCGGTGGCCCTGGTCGCCGAGCGCATCCGCGAGCTGGATATCGAGTGCGACCTGCGCTGGGGCTTCTGCGAGCTGGCCAATACCCCGGCGCAGTATGCCGCGATGGTCCGCGAGCAGGAGTCGCTGAGCACTTCGGACTACCCGCACGAGACCCGGCTGGTACCGCCGGAGCGCATGCGCGAAGTGGTCGCCAGCGACTGCTACGCGGGCGGGCACATCGACATGGGCTCGGGCCACCTGCACCCGCTCGACCTGGTGAAGGGCGAGGCCCGCGCGGCCAAGTCCTTCGGCGCGCAGATATTCGAGCAGAGCCCGGTGCTGCGCATCGAGCATGGCACCACGGCCATCGTCCATTGCGCCCAGGGCCGCGTGCTGGCCAACACCCTGGTGCTCGGCTGCAATGCGCATCTGGAAGAGCTGGAACCCAAGCTGACCGGCAAGGTGCTACCCGCCGGCAGCTACGTGGTGGCGACCGAGCCGCTGTCCGAGGAACTGGCGGCACAGCTGATCCCGCAAAACATGGCGCTGTGCGACCAGAAAGTGGGGTTGGACTATTACCGCCTGACCGCCGACCGTCGCCTGCTGTTCGGCGGCGCCTGCCACTACTCCGGGCGCGACCCGGCGGACATCGGCGCCTATATGCGGCCGAAGGTGCTCAAGGTGTTCCCGCAGCTGGAACGGGTGAAGCTCGACTACCAGTGGGGCGGCATGATCGGCATTACCGCCAATCGCTTCCCGCAGGTGGGCCGGTTGAAGTCGCATCCGAACGTTTACTTCGCCCAGGGCTATTCCGGCCACGGGCTGAACGTCACGCACTGGTCGGCCAAGCTGCTGGCGGAAGCCATCCATCAGGGCGAAAGCAAGGGGCTGGACCTGTTCAGCGCGGTGCCTCACCTGACCTTCCCTGGCGGCAAGCTGCTGCGCTCGCCGCTGTTGGCGCTGGGCATGGCGTGGTATCGGGTGCGCGAGTTGCTGGGTTGA
- a CDS encoding polyamine ABC transporter substrate-binding protein, whose translation MRLLRTLAPFALAMMASAVHAEPTVSIYNWTDYIAPDTLAGFQKTTGIKPVYDVFDSNETLEGKLLAGRTGYDVVVPSNHFLTRQVQAGVFLELDRSQLPNWKHLDPTLLKLLEQNDPGNKHSVPYLWGTNGIGYNVAKVKQVLGVDKIDSWSVLFEPENIKKLSACGVAFMDSPDEMIPSVLNYLGLDPNSTNPEDYPKAEAKLVAVRPYVTYFHSSKYISDLANGNICVAFGYSGDVFQAAARAKEAKNGIEIAYTIPKEGANLWFDLMAIPSDAGHPEQALAFINYMLDPKVIAGVSEYVGYPSANADAKTLLPEEMQNNPEVYPSQAVLDKLYIAKAPPPKIMRLMTRSWSKIKFNQ comes from the coding sequence ATGAGACTGCTGCGCACCCTTGCGCCCTTCGCCCTGGCCATGATGGCCTCGGCCGTGCACGCTGAACCGACGGTCAGCATCTACAACTGGACCGACTACATCGCCCCGGACACCCTCGCCGGCTTCCAGAAGACCACCGGGATCAAGCCGGTCTACGACGTCTTCGACTCCAACGAGACCCTGGAAGGCAAGCTGCTGGCGGGCCGTACGGGCTACGACGTGGTGGTGCCGTCCAACCACTTCCTGACCCGCCAGGTGCAGGCCGGCGTGTTCCTCGAACTCGACCGCAGCCAGCTGCCGAACTGGAAGCACCTGGACCCGACGCTGCTCAAGCTGCTGGAGCAGAACGACCCGGGCAACAAGCACTCGGTGCCCTACCTGTGGGGCACCAACGGCATCGGCTACAACGTCGCCAAGGTCAAGCAGGTGCTGGGCGTCGACAAGATCGATTCGTGGTCGGTGCTGTTCGAGCCGGAGAACATCAAGAAGCTCAGCGCGTGCGGCGTGGCCTTCATGGACTCGCCCGACGAGATGATCCCCTCGGTGCTCAACTACCTGGGCCTGGACCCGAACAGCACCAATCCTGAGGACTATCCCAAGGCCGAGGCGAAGCTGGTGGCGGTGCGTCCGTACGTCACCTACTTCCACTCCTCGAAGTACATCTCGGACCTGGCCAACGGCAACATCTGCGTGGCCTTCGGCTACTCCGGCGACGTGTTCCAGGCCGCCGCCCGAGCCAAGGAAGCCAAGAACGGCATCGAGATCGCCTACACCATTCCCAAGGAAGGCGCGAACCTGTGGTTCGACCTGATGGCGATCCCGTCGGATGCGGGCCATCCGGAGCAGGCGCTGGCGTTCATCAACTACATGCTCGATCCGAAGGTGATCGCCGGCGTCAGCGAGTACGTCGGCTACCCCAGCGCCAACGCTGACGCCAAGACCCTGCTGCCCGAGGAGATGCAGAACAACCCCGAGGTCTACCCGAGCCAGGCCGTGCTCGACAAGCTGTACATCGCCAAGGCGCCGCCGCCCAAGATCATGCGCCTGATGACCCGCAGCTGGAGCAAGATCAAGTTCAACCAATGA
- a CDS encoding glutamine synthetase family protein: protein MTTPAEQLEQRLKQQKITEVECVVSDLTGIARGKISPTNKFLGEGGMRLPESVLLQTVTGDFVDDDVYYDLLDEADIDMVCRPDPDAIFLVPWALEPTAMVIHDTFDKVGNPIELSPRNVLKRVLKLYADKGWSPVVAPEMEFYLTKRSSDPDFPLEAPVGRSGRPESGRQSFSIDAANEFDPLFEDVYDWCELQGLDLDTLIHEDGPAQMEINFRHGDALSLADQIIVFKRTMREAALKHDVSATFMAKPITDEPGSAMHIHQSVLDIATGKNIFAADDGSMSQLFLHYIGGLQKYIPKVLPMFAPNVNSFRRFLPDTSAPVNVEWGEENRTVGLRVPAAPPIAMRVENRLPGADANPYLALAASLLCGYLGMIEQINPSAAVQGRAYERRNLRLPITIEDALQQMEDCDVLKEFLGEKFVQGYVAVKRTEHENFKRVISSWEREFLLLSV from the coding sequence ATGACCACCCCCGCCGAGCAGTTGGAGCAACGGCTGAAGCAACAGAAAATCACCGAAGTCGAATGCGTGGTGAGCGATCTCACCGGCATCGCCCGCGGCAAGATTTCCCCCACCAACAAGTTCCTCGGCGAGGGGGGCATGCGACTCCCCGAAAGTGTGTTGCTGCAGACGGTCACCGGCGATTTCGTCGATGACGACGTCTATTACGACCTGCTCGACGAAGCGGACATCGACATGGTCTGCCGCCCCGACCCGGACGCCATCTTCCTGGTGCCCTGGGCGCTGGAGCCGACCGCGATGGTCATCCACGACACCTTCGACAAGGTCGGCAATCCCATCGAACTGTCCCCGCGCAACGTCCTGAAGCGCGTGCTCAAGCTCTACGCCGACAAGGGCTGGAGCCCGGTGGTGGCGCCGGAGATGGAGTTCTACCTGACCAAGCGCAGCAGCGACCCGGACTTCCCGCTGGAAGCCCCCGTGGGCCGCTCGGGCCGCCCGGAAAGCGGCCGCCAGAGCTTCTCCATCGACGCCGCCAACGAATTCGACCCGCTGTTCGAGGACGTCTACGACTGGTGCGAACTGCAGGGTCTGGACCTCGACACGCTGATCCACGAGGACGGTCCGGCGCAGATGGAAATCAACTTCCGTCACGGCGACGCGCTGAGCCTGGCCGACCAGATCATCGTGTTCAAGCGCACCATGCGCGAAGCCGCGCTCAAGCATGACGTCAGCGCCACCTTCATGGCCAAGCCGATCACCGACGAGCCCGGCAGCGCCATGCACATTCACCAGAGCGTGCTGGACATCGCCACCGGCAAGAACATCTTCGCCGCCGACGACGGCTCCATGAGCCAGCTGTTCCTGCACTACATTGGAGGCCTGCAGAAGTACATCCCGAAAGTGCTGCCGATGTTCGCCCCCAACGTGAACTCCTTCCGCCGCTTCCTGCCGGACACTTCCGCGCCGGTGAACGTCGAGTGGGGCGAAGAGAACCGCACCGTGGGCCTGCGCGTCCCCGCCGCCCCGCCGATCGCCATGCGCGTGGAGAACCGCCTGCCGGGCGCCGACGCCAACCCGTACCTGGCGCTGGCCGCCAGCCTGCTCTGCGGTTACCTGGGCATGATCGAACAGATCAACCCCAGCGCTGCTGTCCAGGGTCGTGCCTACGAGCGCCGCAACCTGCGCCTGCCGATCACCATCGAGGACGCGCTGCAGCAGATGGAAGACTGCGACGTGCTCAAGGAATTCCTCGGCGAGAAATTCGTGCAGGGCTACGTGGCGGTGAAGCGCACCGAGCACGAGAACTTCAAGCGGGTGATCAGCTCCTGGGAGCGTGAGTTCCTCCTGCTGAGCGTCTGA